Below is a genomic region from Argiope bruennichi chromosome 3, qqArgBrue1.1, whole genome shotgun sequence.
ATAAGTTTGATTTGAAGTTTTCCGTTtgcatagaattttaattaattaattttagttatattaatgtccgtttttaaagtaacactaaggctattttgagaaatatctcgtaattttgaactgtggtcagatgacatGGAGGCACTTGAGCTGGTTTCCCCTCTCTCTTCAAACTTTTGCACCATGCCAGTGAgtgtatacaattttaatttaaattgaataaagagGGCTTTGAAATAACTAAACTATTGGATCATCTCATATATTTCTAGGAAGATTTTCATTGGTAATATATGATCAATCATTTCGCCTATATGTAAGAATCGTATAATCTCGCTAGTTtgtattctgtatttattatgTTTGATGAAGATATTTAATACTGATTTAGTATTTTGACCTACTGCGAGATCAGCTGGCACTGAACAATGTGTGGCGGGtttgcgatgcgcgaggatagaacctgggaccttgtggttcgcagcccagtaacatgaccacgatataaaagcaattgctcgtgtagcgtagttgttaactggcttataagttttcaccacagactctccctccagtgagttggaggtgagacgaacgatatggctgttgagtggtgatgtattagctgttgattctaatgcgcctgtacccatttgagtagcgcaagcgttatggcgagcgtgtgtgtggtgagtggttgctgcgtcaagtgagtctgacgactttggttgctggtagatggcgccacaacagctgtacgaaggttgaaagttcatcgtTCGAGGTTCACCAATGTGGTTTATTGGGATATGcgagaacctgggaccttgtggttcgcagtccaataACATGATTAcggtacaaaagcaattgctcgtgtagcgtagatgttaactggcttataagctttcaccacaaatgcCAAAAGTCTATAGAAGTTCTCAAATTTGGACCGAGGAGTTCCAATATCTATCTGACATTTCACTAATTGAAATCTTGGATATCCTGGAAGGTTCTTGTGTGTCttgaacaataaaaatgataaatattatacacAAACATAACATTGATAACAGCAGTTGCATTTAAACAATGCTTAGAGTATGTAAAAGAATGTCTCTAATTTAGGCCTAGAAAACTCAAATTCTGTATgagattaaacataaatattctgAACGTTTTCCagcttattattttgaataatagtttCTGCAACTATTCCTAGAAAACATgtacataatgaaatataaatatatgataagaaGAACTAATGGTCTCAAGAAGAAAAAAGATTCAGTACTTCCAAATGAATTTTATAGATGTCATCCAAGAACTTGCGATATCCAGTCAAAATGATTTTGTGGAAAAACGCCGAAGCCGTATTTTACAGGTTTTTAGTTGCTCATGTTCTTTTAGCATGTCCATACCATCTCCCAGCATTTGTATTTTCTCATACCTTATGCTACAATAGAATGTAGCAActaagaattctattttaatgcttcattttttgcattttatacattatattgcGAAAAGCAGCAGTTGTGATATATGAGTGtatcaaaagcatttttcattcgAAAATGGAACCCaaaaaattgttaacaataaaaaaaaaaaaaaaaaaggcttaattttCGTTGGAACTTTTATACGATGTCATCTATCAATTTAAAcggaaaaatttgtttattaatgaaattaatagcatttctgtttttttataaagaagGTATTGTTTggcaacggattctaaaaccctccgcgttttgcgcatgcgttaggatgggtttaattcgtaaaaataggggtgagaggaaaaatgaaaggaagagatgtttatatttaaaaataaagtaaactcgATTACTCGCCGATTTATGAGAAGTAAACATTGCACATAATTAGTAATACTGACGGAAAAAGGTACAAATGcgcagtaaaatatttcagagcaatttttatataACGTAAGAgccataaacattaaattatgaaagatgcataaaaaatttctgcttttaaaatttggtatttacttttacaaaaataataatgatcttttttatattaaattggttttttttatatgttattgaattttttgacaatattttaagattaataacaATGGATAATCCAtagtttattctatttaaaacattttattttcatttaaggaattgctgtaaatatggttcctcttaaaaatattataaatattatcttttggttcctcttaaaaatattataaatattttctttaaaatacatgatttttttatatattttgatattaaaaaacattattaatgatttttctacttaagaatattattatttttaagtatataacatgaaataagtaacaaaattttcttaatttccttacttaaaatttagaaaagttaaTTTCTCACCATTTATTTTTAGGATACTACATCAACAAGTGAACTTCTAAGTAAGTAATATAACTCCATTCTTatagctaaattatattttttccatcttgcatatttttaatgcatatgcaaatattttacatatacaaCCTTCTATAAAAAACAACAGTGATTTAATAAgctattttcttcttaaatcttCGGAAGACCTATTGAGTAATTATGTTTTaagtaatatatgtatatatataatattatatatgtgtgtgtgtatcatGTGATGCGAAAAATTGTAGGTCAATTCTTTGACTGTTACTGAGGGGAgggtaaaatgaatttttaaaaatatttttagattttttttttcttgaatattttataagaaaatcgaTACTTACTTTGCAGTGAAAGTTCGAATTCTGGCAAATATCGACTTCTCCAATGAATATCAGCAATCGCATAATCGCCATTCCATgtttaccatatatatatatatatgtgtgtgtgtgtgtgtgtaatatatatgtgtgtgtgaaatAATCTTAACTTTAACCGAGAAAAACCGAATGATCAGACCGCCGTGATAGCAATATTGGCGGGAACTATAGTTGAGTTCTAAGGCCcatcaccggccactgtacaactcttcccgtgggaagtacgtcccgtcggCGACAGGAGGTATCCAACCCTACAATTTTTGTACCGATtcgggtggcgagatccaaccactataccggaagcttctcatgcTCATTTTTTAGCTGTCCCTCCCCCAGTGGGAGCTGTGTGtgatgtaaaaacattttattggtaAGGGAATAGTAAGCGTGGAAttctttaaatgatttgtatTCATTCATGATTATCaaagaaagatattaatttttatcgatgatggaaatttcttttttagagtCATGATAGACATCGTAGTGCAGAACGAATTTTGAAGGCAGAAAGCAGGAGAAACAGACCTGGTGTGaaagcattcaaaatttaatagttttaaaaaggaattacgCAGGGAAAGGATTTTTGGATTCGGTGCGTGCTAAAAGTCCTAGAAATAAGAGTCCGCACAACTTTGAAGTTAAAGTGAAACCTCAGTTCCAGGCTGCACTCAGTTCGAGTGAAttgaaaataactattataagaatacatataaattgtaaatattgcatacatatatatttaaacatattttagtcGATGCGTGGCCAAAAAGaagaagcttttgaaattttaactccAATTTATTTCATCACTGAAGCCATAATTTATACAAGAGAGAAGCGAGGGTAATTGAACGCCTGTTTACATCGCgacaaaatttttcccttcagtgattttactgtgagattctgataaggaATTCTTTGCCATGTGTGGACTTAGGCAAGAGAATCTTTGGAAGGTATGTGTAAGTGTTAAGGATTTTATTCCTGCGCCCCTGGTGTGTTCAGCGCGTGttagaagtaattaaattaaaaagtggaaattggatTAGAAAATACTTGAATGAAGTTAACAgcgctaaattaagataaaatattaggatcttaatgaagatttaaattagattttaaaatattattacatatatatggaTTATACTCACTGTATTTGTTTTCTGTCTTACAGCGTTTGGAGTTAAAACCGCTGCCGTTGCTGGTATAGCTATGGTGGCGGCTCCTGTTTTGATTCCAGCTGCTGGGTTTGGAGCTGCTGGCGTATCACTTGGATCTGCTGCAGCTGGTGTCCAATCAGCTTGGTTTGGTGGAACGATTAATGGCCTTACCGGTGCAGTATTCTCTGGTTTGCAAAGCATCGGTGCTGCTGGACTAGGACTTCTTGGTAAGACCGCTATTGTCACTACCAGTGGCGTCGCTGTGAAAGTTTATGACACTGTTACAGGTGAAGAGTGTAattgttgaattgaaatttaactatttcactaaatgtattgaaaatgtttCTGTTTTAGAAATTTCTACTTGTGTAATTTTTTCTCatgtatttttctcattttgtatttgtaagCGTTCAGTAAATTCTTTCTGAGATAAAAGTAGTTGCCTCATGTgtcatttcttttctgtttattcgtttggttgaaatttgaatttggcatttaatataaaactttatcaGTTTTGAGATCCAATATACAGCTAAGCTACTTGCTATATAACATTAGTTGCTAGCAAAAGTGCATGATTTTTTATTCTGGCCGTCTTTCACGATGATGacgtacattaataaaatttactggCATTACTAACTATTCTATGATAAAGCTTTTACAAAAGATGTCtgtataataacaaataatgaaaacatattctaaataataCTCCCAGCTTTTTTGCTTTATTCTTGTTTTCACAAAAGATATGCTTGAATATACTGCTTCGCTCAGAAATTCAGTGATATTTATATCTGGTTTGCAATATCAAGATATTTACCTaccagaaaatttatatatatatatatatgatatttttaaatctaaattaaaccctaattaattccaaagttttatcttaatttcgcccatattaacttcattctcaaatgttctcttatttcctgatccaattccatcttttttttttatttaattaatgctgcattaagctctgtaaaaataattacatcaatGATTTCCACACTTCGAGTGAAGGGATGAAAAAATTGTCAAACTAAgcgaatttgttttaaaaaatacgtgGATTTCCCTAttctaaatcgacacgtgtacaGATATCACTatcaaaatctaattatatataatcactggggataaatatttcggtcttctgctcttgtatcgcttgtgaacGGACATCAGTTTTGTCCGAATTTCTTGTACATAATTTATGCCTCCTGGGatgaaataaaagtgaagtttaaaaattcaaagtgactTCTCTCTCTTCCACCACgaaactgctttaaaatatttgttttacattatgtatgtatacaaataaaattgaaaatcttagtaaaaataaaacaatgagaaAATCAAAAGTAAACCAAAGAAAGTGCCTAAAACATGAtcagaagaggggggggggggaattgctATTATTCCTTTGATGTTTCAACATTGATTTCATTCTCTGATGAACACTTAATTGTCTTATTCCATAgttattactttctttattaataatatatttaaattattatttgaaggaGCAATCCTTGTGTCCTTTAACACTTTTTATTCTTCAGagcttaaaagaaataatttaattttgcttttgtcAAGATGTCTTTACCTAAGTCATGACGAGATTTGGTAGTGTACCAAATAGGAAAGCAAGAAGAGAGATCATGAGAAAATATTCTGagcttatatagttttagaaaagaatttttcaactaAAGTTTTGATTCCGTGGTAAACAAAATAGCAGCGCAGCTTAGAACTTAAACTATATTCTGAGTTTGAATGATTATTATATTAGATTTAGATCATAGTTAACTGCAACTTTAGATCTATCTAAAGTTATAgctcttttattcattttaatcatcttttattcatttataattaaattgaattaatttattgcagaattgaATCTTGGCGGggaaaattttttatcttctaGCTTAATGTTatacaaaaattgttgaattaaagagattatttttttttattttgtttacacaTTGTATTATATACAATTTGTTTGTATTGTATTATATACAATACAATTTTACATACTATGAAAGTACTATTATATACTATTACATACTATAAGAACAGTGTCCCACAACTATGTAGTTCGAAACTTCGCTTGGTACACATAAATATTTAACCCTATCGTTCATTACGACTGGATCGAACAATTCTTGAGCATTTTTAATCGACCTGTCTTCTCGTTTAAAAATCGATACGGCATGACTTAAACTCATCGTAAACAATTTTGACcgttaattttttgttcaaaagattttcaaaccgatgcaagaatagcattcgcttgaaatcttatcaaaccaCGTGTTGATGTTCCCGGGCGATGTCGGAAGTGTTGCCAAACTGCGATTAACACATTTGACCTGATTTTGCGTCCACgtaagcgttttatatatatggactagctgacccggcaaacgttgttgtgccttataaattatttctattgaatattttggttgttaacgaatgcattgtaagtgtgtggggttgggatctatgacagaaaaaggaatggagcgctgtagatgatgatcgccgataaaaacatcaaccattcattttctcaatacaatgtatttcattaacataacgaacatatacattgtttggtCTCTTAAAAGTTAagcgtaaagtgaaaaaagtaatattttttgtcctaaagtataaaaatgaaataaagaaaatcaatattcacatcgaagagcaattgagtgtacgatattttttctcagtccgtctttagccaacacaaataagctcgatagtttgcccacgcgagaacatgccatgtgtgaaaaacatggtgtgtcGAAagctaagccgcaaacagacatcgtttggtcttgcgacttattgattgtcactgcgaatgcgaatctaataggaaattgaacgcgtttgaattcgattgccaattctgtgagaatcattggaattcgtggcagcaaaatattttcggctcggaatttaccattcaaaatggtggcttcgataacgtttttcatcaattttttaatgaccaatcgcatATCATTGCACAGCTATGGTGCGTTCtaattccgaaataaaataaCCGGAAATCctactttcagtcgtagaaggtgtggtgacatgcctggcaaatacAGTGAgctcaaaaactctgttggataatttacagcttcgttagcatcgcaaactgtatcgatcaatttgtatgataccaagtcgcctggcaacgactgcttctgtatcttgaagtttaaatcgtcaacgtccacattttttgccgccaaaatggctctttctggcagccacgcatgatttatgtattatgtgcgtacattgggaaatatgcggtcaatgagagcattttgcgaatcaacgatagtgcagaaattagtgggcaattttatgcattcagtatttttatagacagcaacttttccatcgccgatatctaacaattggtccgagaatgtgtcagcagatggatcttgtagcatttggacgcgcgtgtttatttttagctgaactgattcaacattacgtcacagtggcgatgatttcaagtaAGCGTTGATCTTCTCAgcgtacggtgaacgtggatacgaacaccctaattacctagcgttgtgaaatatactttacgacctattctcatacctaccaaatacacgtaaaaatttcatgaaaatcagtcgagccgtttcggaggagtacgaacacaaacaccgtgacctgagatttttatatattagctaataaggagaaatttttattttaacttttggcaAGTTtctgtatttcaattttatatttaaataaggataTTGTTATAATAACTCtcaaataaatagcattttcagTGTGTTGTCTTATAATTAGAgactatataaatttatatggaaTGTCGATCCGTCTTTcggaataaaaattcatttaattttctgaaataaaaatatcataatatttcaaaaattgtggcTTTATTATAGACATGGTTTTTAATTAGTGTCACATTGATTCAAAAGTctagttaatttttgaaatttcaagaattcataGAAGAATGGAAGGGAATCTTGTTTTTCAGGGCAATTCATCCGATTATGAAAGTCTATAATTTTCTTGTTAACAAACgcattaacattaaatttaaacacGTTACGAAAGAGAGAGTGGAGAAAGAGTATTAAGAGAGAGTGAAAGAGAGAGTATTTACACGAGAGTGATCTCCCAAAAATTTTTTCGCATATATTCCAATAAAGATGTTAACCCTAAAACGCCTTGCATATAgtgattgcaataccggaccaaaatttgaataccggtattcggtattttttaaatcttaataccggaataccggttttaataccggtattagaaattttacaaaaagaaagaaaacacaggtgtttctttgttttatttgccagttttgttagagagtgtaaatatcataaaaaataatttgtaacttataaattataacagtatataatcacaaaaaagcaaagaaatatcttattaatttaaatcacaaaaaagtgtaaatatcactattcagtctgtgatactattacaaatttttgaaatgtgatcttaaaaaacataatcatcaattgtactgtcattaagcctgaaaagtaattttgtgtaaaaatgaccagctgtcaaaaacgctctttcgacaTCTACGCTAGTCGGTGGTACTGTTAgaaatgcgcgatatactttttccaagtatttacttctaaatccctcatcttcaaacaaatcgatttctcgtcggatggctTTGAATACAGCTGActtctgtattgcattttggttcgttgaattttttttatttatcgctaattctaatttttgttcaagagacaattccttttcactatcgatagtagtgacatcataatcttcgataattgaaccaaattcttctgaatgtgaggttaatgggtaaaaaattttaagaaaatttactctaaacttaatcagatttgaactggttattttcttttctttttcattcttaaaatccttataattatgtaaataccataagacattttctatttcgatatgcctatcttctgtgcgatttttcaatgtaatatataattcttcagatagtgatgtgtacttTTATTTCAgggactgcaacatgaaatttattgttgcattagctgttaataaattagaatctctccgacaatgcctcaatagtcagttttattggaagtagagctgatgtagttctggatattaagtcgaattcactatctgaaaaatttatttacaggtttcagtcgattattgctttttggattggatttctcagtttcaaaaatctttccatcattaggagtaaactgttccaacgtgtcttagaatctaatattaacatatattctgttttattttcagttagtttatatttaagtaatatatcctttttataggggaacgtttgaatatcttaacaatttttcgagctttataaattataggaagcaattcttgataggttaatatttcatcctcattagcaatatcttcttcaacaattacattgtcattatcttcattgtcaatatcactctcactcttactcttttcaaagttggaatccgaagtttctatatccacagtatttggattcttttgttctttatttttttggtataatacatctattgcTCCTAaatgaattccatgtgcatagcacaactgctgatttgcaccaatcaacttttcaacttttttcataattgttgccctatcagtcgttatggatacaatattttctttcaaggataatccatgtttctctaatttagatttaagccattaattggctaattaatttcgcctgttagggagacataaaaacaaaaacgtatattattttgctatgttcgcgatacctgaacatatagtggagacaattttaaaaatttctagtaaataccgaaaaaccggtatttaaacttgtgaataccggtattacgaaattgtacaaatggctcaaaataccggtattcggtatcccggtataccggtattgcaatccctacttgcaTAGCAcaggtgtacaatagttacgaaatatatcctttgacgtgaatttagatttttttctgaatccaTTCGTATTATCTTTCTCCAGTTATTTgggattaatccctggcatgcaagGGATGAggtaattatttccaaaaatcgaatttgtgttcaGATGGGGGGTTTTCTAATCgactgaaaaaaattgacataaaactaAACCTTTTAGAcccaaaatcatataccaaatctgatatatttaaatcattgcgtcttTAAATCATCGCCTTTACGCATTTCATAAACACAAACAGACGATAAATCCCTTGTCggaattggctcaaaatttgcaAGGTTTTAGACTGTAGATATTGATtctcaatatcaaattttatctcagaGCTCTCTTCGAACAACCagatagacggacttcctctgagcggattttgctcaaactttgatagaaatcttcaaatttaatataaaggccGTATACAAAACTTCATTCATCTACATCaaagcgttttggagttatctttttcacaaacagacagacggacattttccaaaaatgtgtttttcgaactcagtaaAGTCTAAAgagtggagatttgtcaaaattccgaattcaaatttttgaagattactatattttctctatacaatgtattcgagaaagtaaaagaagGCTTTAAGTTATGCTTTCAAACATAATAATTGCCCTATGTGAGTTAGTTCCCTTCGACACATCTAATAAATTGGAAGCATTTGGTGAATTTTTAGGTGTAAGCAATttctacttataaaaaaaatgtacatacatTAGGacattataagaatttatttcattttaaggtCCGCAATTTTTCAGCGGCTGAGGTaggttaacatttttattaaaagtatgagAAAAGGTTTCGGGTAGGAGCCgccatttttgttgttgttgttgtttgacTTCGAATCTGTTGTTCAGATTCGAACTTCATTTCAATTGATTCTCATTCTTAAATCAGGCCAccacattttttgcattttttattatatccttatacaaattccttaaaaaatatttattaaatcatgaaatatataatttaactagAGGACTTCGCCCCCTGCtatcatgaaatatataatctctgaaatatatatattctctattatgaaacatataatcatgatttaatatataatatatataaattcatgaaATGCTAGCGTACTGGCATagtggtagcgcgtcttccccgtgatctgggcctcctgggttcgagtcccggtttgggcatggttgttcttacgttgtcctatctgtgagatgtgtgaatgtgcccacctgtaaaaaggggctgtgcaagcgaatgagtgatgcgtgagtagcaaagtcgtactcttggccttagttggcgccaCTAtataaacaagagacgctccctcaccGGTTTAAAATCGCTGTCCTCGTAACAGAGGgcttatccatggcaagtgccataagaaacaacaacaaaatcatgaaatatattattaaactagGGGACTTCGTCCCAGGAACTGCTGATCTAGTGCCTCTCGATCCTCGCTCGCTCGCCATCTACTAAACCACTTTAGTCGAGCAGCAgatatattcatatacaatttattccaaaatatgatatgaaagaaataaaaaaaatttaaagcaaaaatcacctgcatcaccagttctttataaaaacaaataaccttttatttaaataaccatatacatccaccaaagaaataaaatgtgcttttctcacagtttttcaaatttggaaactaCACTATAAAAACAGAATAggaatttgatatttacaaaaaaataaattgtctgaaagcagctatattcaaattcagtccattccaaaataagataaaacaattaaaaaaaataatatatatatatatatatatatataaggaaaaggTACACTCGAAAAGTGAACCTACTTCTCCTCTTGGAAACAGCAAGGGATAGACCATGGGATCACAACATTGgtttaatggagaaatatttttgcagctaTCACCTACAGGATAAATACAGATGTCTCGATTAGCAGGTGATTCGCCATTATTTCCATCAAATATCGCTGCAAATTCCATTTTTGTAATAGGTTAGTTATATTTACGTTATCTGAATTTCTAATCTCCATGAAAACCATCCTGATATTTGTAACaggattttcttcaattaaacGATGCATCTGCAGGTTAAAAATCGATGAACGGATTGATTGCTCTCAGCATAGAATCCAATCTTTCCATCACAGAGAGTAAACATCCTTCATTTCTCTCCATGCATTTTTCAGTGGCTTCACTGGTATCAAACATATATAACTGACCATAACTTGGTTTGTTATGACCACTGTAAAAAGGAGAAACCATGTGGTATATCTGACCATGAATCCTATAGCCATATGGCCTTGTTCCAGGTGGAGGTTTAATTTGAGCTCCCATGGACTCAAAAGCTAAAGCAGAACTTATAATCACATAATCAcatcttaaatttgatatatttaaatcattgcatttccggcttcggagccggagggtttcaggttcgtgacccgattccactgtagaaccgtcgtgtaaggggggtctgttgcacgttaaatccgtcatgaccaaacgtcctcccgcttgtgtggtgtggtgtggagagggggtgctagctcaggtgtcgtcctcgtcatctgactgcggttcaaaattacaagatccgtctcaaaatagccctagtgttgcttcaaacgggacgttaatacaaacAAACCACGTTTACATGTgtgtctgaaagtacagacctgcAGAAAATCAACCTCCTGATGGATTTGGATCAATATTTGATAGGTGTCtccattatagatattaaaattgtatactgAATTGTATTCATCCAGGTGTGAAAAGCTGGACagatagactttctctgaatggattttgctcgaGGTTTAATGAAAATCTACAACTTTGGTGTatagaccatatactaaattttatctgtctagataaaaacgtttttcatttatctttgtctcagacagatattttttcaaactgaaggagatctaaa
It encodes:
- the LOC129964108 gene encoding uncharacterized protein LOC129964108, whose product is MSSTKTAIFFIVLQLTQIIGCYAECRCKKEDTTSTSELLTFGVKTAAVAGIAMVAAPVLIPAAGFGAAGVSLGSAAAGVQSAWFGGTINGLTGAVFSGLQSIGAAGLGLLGKTAIVTTSGVAVKVYDTVTGEECNC